The nucleotide window GCAGCAAATGTGTGGACTTTATTTCCCTCCTCCACCCAACTCAAACCAGTTTCCTTTTTCACACCTCTGTCTCTAAGCATTTTCCTTGCTTTGGCGGCCTCTtgatatctaccagcagcagcaTATGCATTGGACAGTAGCACATGTACGCCTGAGCTAACAGGACCTAACTCAAAGACACTGTCGGCCACATAAGCTGCCAATTCCGTGTTTTTGTGGATTCTACAGCCAGTCAATAGAGCTCCCCAAACAGACTCTGTTGGTTGCATCGGCATCTCCTCAACAACTTGAACGGCCTCTTGCAATTTTCCAGCTCGTCCAAGGCAGTCCACAAGGGAAGCATAATGTTGATCTCGTGGCTCAACTCCGTGCTTCTTCATTAAATCAAAGTAAAATTTTCCTTCTTGAACCAGCCCAGCATGGCTACAAGCATATAGAACACATAAAAAGGTAATAAAATTTGGCTTCATTCCAACACTCTCCATTTGTTTAAACAAGTCAAATACTTTTCTAGCGTGCCCGTGCTGAGCACAAGCAATCAACATCGCGTTCCACATTCCTAAATTCCTAAGCGGAACCTCATCAAACACACGATAAGCGCCTTCCACAAGACCACACTTGGAGTACAAAGATATCAAGGCACTCCCAACAAAACTCGACGAATCATAGCTCGTTTTCAAGCACAAACCATGTATTTGCTTCCCTAATTCGAGCAACGTGGAATTCCCACACACCCGAATCACACTTGAAAAGGTGAAGTCATTAACATCCACAGTTTCACCTAAAGCAAGCTTGAAAAGCCTCAAAGCTTCCTCATCCTCACCCATTTGAGCATACCCGTATATCATTCCACTCCAAGAAACCACATTTTTTTCAGGCATTTGATCGAACATCTCCCGAGCAATCTCAATCTTCCCGCATTTGGCGTACATATCCACCACAGAACTCCCTACAAACACATCAGACTCAAATCCAATCTTCAAAGCAAAGCAATGAATCGATTGCCCAATACGATAATCAGAAAGAATCCCGCATGCTTTCGTCGCGCAAGGGAAAATATGATCATCAGGCCTAACCCCATTATACAACATTTCACGAAAATACTGTAAAGCAAGAATTGGTTGTTCATTCTGGGCAAGAGAAGAGATAACTGAACTCCAGGTAGTGGAAGACTTGAAGTGGGTTTCATGGAAAACTTGTGCGGAATCAAGTGGGCGTTGGAGCTTTGAGTAGAAGTTGATTAAGTGGTGGGAAACAAGTGGGATTATTTGAATGCCTGATTTGATTATATGTGCGTGTAATGCGAGCCCTTTCGGTAAGGATCTTGATTGGGTTAGGGACAAGAGATTGTTGCATATGGTTCGGAAGTTGAGTTCGAAATTTTGTGGGTTTTGTGAGGGTTTTGGGAAATGGGAATGGGAGAGTGAAAGGTGGTGGGCTGTTTCTTGAACGGGTTCTTGCACAAGTGGGTAGCTCATGAGAATGCAACAAGTAAATGGCTAAAGAGATATGCTGCGACTGTGAAAATGAGGATTTTGACTTCATATATGATGCTTCAAAGTGTAAAAAGAAAGGACTTGACCAATGGTTTCATGCAGGTCTTATAGCTTGTAGTTTCTTTTTGCggcaaaagtgcttttttttctGCTCAAAAGTGCTTCATCCACCGTAAAGGGATGGGTGGATAAAGTGGACATTAGCGTCCGGATtactgtgtgacaagaaagtgtcatCGTTagtaaaaggtaagttttatagagtagTAGTTAGGTCTGTCATGTTATATGGGactgagtgttggccggttaagaactcacacatccagaagataaaagtagcagagataaggatgttgaggtgaatgtgcgggcatacaaggatggataagattggGAACGAAGATATTCGAAAGAAGTTGAGTGTGGCCCCCACGAAGGACAAGATGCGTAAAACAAGACTTAGATGGTtcaggcacattcagaggaggagcactgatgcaccggtgaagAGGTGTGAGAGACTGACTgtggtgggcacgaggagaggtagagggcgacctaagaagaattggggagaggtgatcaggtaggacatgacgcgacttagaattactgaggacatgacccttaaCAGGAAATTGTGGAGGTCgggcattaaggttgtaggtttggggagaagttgtgaatatttatacagcgcactagagtgagactagccagttagaaGTTAGTTTTAGGATACTAGTGGTCATCTACTGACGCAGAGTTTTATCTGCTGGTTATTATTATACCTTCCATTTATTTCGtatttcttatattgctgttattttattatgattctattgatggtactaatatatcgtctcttgttgctttcttgagcgagtctcctggaaatagcctctctgcttctcgggtaggggtaagatctgcgtatatattactctccccagaccctacttatGGAATTATATTGGACCGTTGTTGTTGTGGTGAGCCGACACATACTGAAAGTTTTAAGTATTCTTTGTTTGGTCCTTTCCATTTTATTCTTCAGTACATTTGACAAATCTAAGAAGTTCTATAAAGAGAAGTCCTTAGCTTAGCTCAAGATTGATTCTAGGAGAGCAGAGGAAATAATCTTataacagaaaaataaaataaacaatttCTGAGTTATGTCAAAATAATGTAATCCAATGGAACATATCTAAATTAGAGAATGTACTGTTGCATTTTGTCCCATAAAGACatctaaaaagaaaaagattgtGAAGTAGCACAATGTTTCTGAAAGTACAACCAACATACGAATTAAATGCTAGAAAATTTAGAAAATACTTATCGACCGTTGACTTTGGATGTTTCACTAGAGCCGTCAATATAGGCTTGGCCCGTTGGGCCAGCCTAGCCCAGCTCGTGATTTAGCAGGGCTATGCTAGAATTTTTGGAGCCCGTTtaaaaatgaggtttttaaaCTCGGCTCGAGTAAGCCCGTGTCCCGTGAGACTTGACAGAGGCTAGGCTGCGCCGGCCCGTGGgcctaataaaatatttatttaaaatatataaaaaataaaaagtatactgCCTTT belongs to Nicotiana tabacum cultivar K326 chromosome 6, ASM71507v2, whole genome shotgun sequence and includes:
- the LOC107811746 gene encoding putative pentatricopeptide repeat-containing protein At5g52630, producing MSYPLVQEPVQETAHHLSLSHSHFPKPSQNPQNFELNFRTICNNLLSLTQSRSLPKGLALHAHIIKSGIQIIPLVSHHLINFYSKLQRPLDSAQVFHETHFKSSTTWSSVISSLAQNEQPILALQYFREMLYNGVRPDDHIFPCATKACGILSDYRIGQSIHCFALKIGFESDVFVGSSVVDMYAKCGKIEIAREMFDQMPEKNVVSWSGMIYGYAQMGEDEEALRLFKLALGETVDVNDFTFSSVIRVCGNSTLLELGKQIHGLCLKTSYDSSSFVGSALISLYSKCGLVEGAYRVFDEVPLRNLGMWNAMLIACAQHGHARKVFDLFKQMESVGMKPNFITFLCVLYACSHAGLVQEGKFYFDLMKKHGVEPRDQHYASLVDCLGRAGKLQEAVQVVEEMPMQPTESVWGALLTGCRIHKNTELAAYVADSVFELGPVSSGVHVLLSNAYAAAGRYQEAAKARKMLRDRGVKKETGLSWVEEGNKVHTFAAGDRSHSKSKEIYKKLDELGDYIEQAGYVADTNYVLQQVAGQEKSETIRYHSERLAIAFALITFPPERPIRVMKNLRVCGDCHNAIKFISKCTRRVIIVRDNNRFHRFEDGKCSCGDYW